CGGAGGTACAGGATCGGCATCGGGCTCGGGAAGCTGTCGACGAATTCCGGGATGATCGTGTCGTTCGCCGAGGCCGTGTTGTCGCGGAAACGCCCGGTCTCCTTGTTGTCGGCAGCGAAGGTAAAGCCAAGGCGATCCCGCTCAAGGTCCACGTAGCTCGGCCGGCTGCCGGGGGTTCCGCCGAGCAGACGCGGGCCACTTCCGACGGCCTGAGGGTCGTAGAGGATGGCGCCACCCGCATCGAGGACCAACCCGCCTAGCAGCCCAAGAGCAAGGTTCTCCGTGCCCGTGATGCCGTTCGTCGCAGCGATGTTCTCAAGCAACGAGTCGTCGTCGGTGCCGTCGTCGTCAACGTCGAATGTGAAGTTTGCACTCCGGTCGCCTGGTGCTGGAAATGAGAAGTTTCCGAGCCCGATGCCAATCTGGTCGTCCGCCAGCGGTCCCGGGTACGCCTGGAAGTCGTCGTAATACGTCTGGATCGCATTCGTCAGCGCACGGACGGTCGCCGCCGAATCGGTCGCGAACGCGGCCTGGCGGACGCGGGCGATGGTGGGGATCAGGATGCCGACGAGCAGCGCGATGATGCCGATCACCACCAGCAGCTCGACCAGCGTGAACCCTGACTCTCGACGTCGTTGCGTGACTGACTGCATCGGCTTCTCCTAGAGCGACTGCACGAGCGAGATCATCGGCATGAAGAGCGAGATCACGATGAAGCCGACGATACCGCCGAGGATCACGACCATCACCGGCTCCAGGATGCTCACGAGCGAACTCACGAGCACGTCGACGTCGTTGTCGTAGTTGTCCGCGACCTTCACGAGCATCTTGTCCAGATCGCCCGTCTCCTCACCGACGTCGATCATGTTGACCACGATCGTGTCGACAATGCGGGTCGCCCGCATCGGGTCGGCCATCGATTCGCCCTCGCGGATGGCGTCGTGGACCTTGACCAGAGCCCGCTCGAACACCTCGTTGCCGCAGGTTTCCTTGGTGATGTTGATCGCGTCCAGGATCGGCACGCCGGCGCTGATGAGCGTTCCGAGCGTCCGGGTGAAGCGGGCGACGGTGCCCTTTCGCACGATCTGGCCGAGGATCGGAATCTTCATCTTGAAGAGGTCCGTCCCGTATCGCCCGCCTTTGGACAGGCGGATGATCTTCCAGAGGATCAGGATCGCGATTGGCGTCAGCAGCACATAAGCCCAGCCGTGACGCGGCGGGGCCATAAAGTTGGCGGTGTCGATGAGGAACTGGGTCGGCGCGGGAAGTTCAACGCCGAAGTCGGCGAAGATGTCCTCGAAGGCCGGAATCACGAAGATCATGATGCCCGTCACGATCGCCACCGCGATGGTGATGACCGCCGCCGGATAGATCATCGCACCGATGATCTTCTTCTTGAGCTTGGCCGCCTTCTCCATGAAGTCGGCCAGGCGGCTCAGGATGATGTCGAGCACACCGCCGGCCTCGCCGGCGTTGATCATGTTGACGTAGAGCTTGTCGAACGCCTTGGGATAGCTGGCCATCGCTTCGGAGAGCGACGAGCCGCTCTCAACCTCTTCGGCCACAC
The sequence above is drawn from the Planctomycetota bacterium genome and encodes:
- a CDS encoding type II secretion system F family protein, with amino-acid sequence MPTYVYEAMSPSGSEVKEELEAASNAEAIAKIRAKGYFPTKIKEKQAKKSVKKSGGQAEAAPITPKKKLPFAIGGVSRKKLVNFTRNLSTLQDAGLPILRSLQILEQQERPGLLKAVVGGVAEEVESGSSLSEAMASYPKAFDKLYVNMINAGEAGGVLDIILSRLADFMEKAAKLKKKIIGAMIYPAAVITIAVAIVTGIMIFVIPAFEDIFADFGVELPAPTQFLIDTANFMAPPRHGWAYVLLTPIAILILWKIIRLSKGGRYGTDLFKMKIPILGQIVRKGTVARFTRTLGTLISAGVPILDAINITKETCGNEVFERALVKVHDAIREGESMADPMRATRIVDTIVVNMIDVGEETGDLDKMLVKVADNYDNDVDVLVSSLVSILEPVMVVILGGIVGFIVISLFMPMISLVQSL
- a CDS encoding type II secretion system protein, which gives rise to MQSVTQRRRESGFTLVELLVVIGIIALLVGILIPTIARVRQAAFATDSAATVRALTNAIQTYYDDFQAYPGPLADDQIGIGLGNFSFPAPGDRSANFTFDVDDDGTDDDSLLENIAATNGITGTENLALGLLGGLVLDAGGAILYDPQAVGSGPRLLGGTPGSRPSYVDLERDRLGFTFAADNKETGRFRDNTASANDTIIPEFVDSFPSPMPILYLR